A portion of the Candida dubliniensis CD36 chromosome R, complete sequence genome contains these proteins:
- a CDS encoding 3,2-trans-enoyl-coa isomerase, putative (Similar to S. cerevisiae ECI1) has product MEDQITYEVKDRAVLITLNNPKKLNSLTLPQYDTLCKFLEKANNEEGTIITLIQSTGRVFSAGANADYITSQDTELDTWLNLMVAKQTFLVQTFLAHRKILAVALNGPAIGLSASFVALCDLVYVNDLSKTFLLTPFANVGILAEGGTSATLPIRLGWSKAAEALLLSKRISGQDLQNAGLVNKHYGGKFKTAEEFNSTVLSELLDATENLHVDSILQNKELLKAIYKPAISMINSQEVYRGVYKWTSGIPTARFKKLASGELKHKL; this is encoded by the coding sequence ATGGAAGACCAGATCACTTATGAAGTTAAAGACAGAGCAGTATTGATTACTTTGAACAACCCGAAAAAACTCAACTCGTTAACCTTACCACAATATGATACACTTTGCAAGTTCTTAGAAAAAGCAAACAACGAAGAGGGCACCATCATCACTTTAATTCAATCTACAGGCAGAGTCTTTTCTGCAGGTGCCAACGCTGATTATATTACATCTCAAGATACCGAGCTCGACACTTGGTTAAACTTGATGGTGGCAAAGCAAACATTTTTGGTGCAGACGTTTCTTGCCCACAGAAAAATACTAGCAGTGGCTTTGAATGGTCCAGCTATAGGTTTATCGGCATCCTTTGTGGCACTTTGTGACTTGGTCTATGTCAATGACTTGTCGAAAACATTCTTGTTAACTCCCTTTGCAAACGTCGGCATTCTTGCTGAAGGTGGTACATCTGCTACACTTCCAATTCGTTTAGGCTGGTCCAAAGCTGCTGAAGCATTGTTATTGTCCAAAAGAATTTCTGGCCAGGATTTGCAAAATGCTGGGCTTGTAAATAAACACTATGGAGGGAAATTCAAAACGGCAGAGGAGTTTAATTCTACCGTCTTGAGTGAATTGCTCGATGCTACAGAAAACTTGCACGTTGACTCCATTTTGCAAAACAAGGAGTTGTTGAAGGCGATTTACAAGCCAGCCATCAGTATGATTAATTCTCAAGAAGTCTACAGAGGAGTTTACAAGTGGACTTCAGGAATTCCCACAGCCAGATTCAAGAAACTTGCCAGTGGCGAGTTGAAACACAAGTTGTAG
- a CDS encoding protein required for sporulation, putative (Similar to S. cerevisiae RMD11) gives MSLNLPNPSLIGILLVISTHSGPQLIYKYPFDLSNDSSRDESKYALDDNEDDELYDHEESEDENEMYGVNSRNWDSKHIDYYMGTKSDLLKFLDEQDSRRRRITTTSPSEDKHTKEKHGLTKTISKSSTMASSSITSPPEASIQGEIFGTDATYICEMLAPPKQMCNTRFEMAVQDKLFLGLPVHRQDNGQWRSIGHNNQHDEEELNETTEKTYTAKNSLNMFHLVFVMNPPVIESNHRVDEMFHYVISRLSLVLRYEQQKHDYVSQQVKNILALRESLEGNESLLTEKSSLSRVIRDCFEGISTSTIANLSINGKLRSFQIPIKTEFHSLPDPSVPFLPASYLSSTVELLGETSFINVGETSRYGHAFNPVPDEENSAEKIIVYFALLLLDDPESIIKDMKTENDSTLAKFIRMIEPTESLLKLSARNSNLDISQIKDFAFHLIYWRRARVILPLSSRSVYIVSPMAPITIKLYDDISFFNCRFPTLPSLPHFLKLLSPQSRKPQQFATVIPSKDHRDRYLQALGWLIKHGYVTQLQTFIWLKISRKIKIKVEEDIENENLAKKKKKQKNGSVSSKNVVTANSLKTETPIMPTDNTSKQVTNSKDSVKPNDDEFASKPHYPVLDGLHEHIDGTPIVTLVQGDDTIILDPGRATTLERRWINKIIYEECKLSPELTAVFYKLLKYMNGKHSLELLLLKENISRSELRKLLLSIEEHIISVRHW, from the coding sequence atgAGTTTGAATCTACCAAATCCCAGTCTAATTGGTATACTACTAGTCATATCAACACACAGTGGGCCTCAATTAATATACAAGTAtccatttgatttatcCAATGATTCATCTAGAGACGAATCCAAGTATGCATTGGATGACAACGAAGATGATGAACTATATGACCACGAGGAGAGCGAGGATGAAAACGAAATGTATGGAGTTAATTCACGAAACTGGGACTCGAAACATATCGATTACTATATGGGCACCAAGTCAGATCTTTTAAAGTTTTTGGATGAACAGGACTCCCggagaagaagaatcacAACAACGTCACCGTCAGAAGACAAACACACAAAGGAAAAACATGGCCTCACCAAGACAATTTCAAAGTCAAGCACAATGGCCAGTCTGTCGATAACATCACCACCGGAAGCTTCCATTCAGGGAGAAATATTTGGAACCGACGCAACCTATATATGTGAAATGTTGGCACCGCCAAAACAAATGTGCAATACTCGTTTTGAAATGGCTGTTCAGGACAAACTATTTTTGGGACTACCAGTGCACAGACAGGACAATGGGCAGTGGCGTAGTATTGGCCACAACAACCAGCATGACGAGGAGGAACTAAACGAAACAACAGAGAAAACATACACTGCCAAAAACAGCCTAAATATGTTTCACTTGGTGTTTGTGATGAACCCGCCAGTTATTGAAAGCAACCACAGAGTGGATGAAATGTTCCATTATGTTATATCACGGTTGTCGCTTGTGTTGCGTTATGAACAACAGAAGCATGATTACGTGTCCCAACAAGTGAAGAACATCTTGGCTCTACGGGAACTGCTTGAGGGAAACGAGTCATTGTTGACTGAAAAATCGTCATTGTCGAGAGTCATACGTGACTGCTTTGAAGGCATCAGTACGTCGACAATTGCTAATCTCTCCATCAATGGAAAGTTGCGCTCATTTCAAATACCAATCAAAACCGAGTTTCATTCACTACCGGATCCCTCGGTGCCATTTCTCCCCGCGTCATATTTGTCGTCTACAGTGGAGCTACTTGGAGAGACAAGCTTTATCAACGTAGGAGAGACATCTAGATACGGCCACGCGTTCAATCCTGTACCGGACGAGGAAAATTCTGCAGAAAAGAtcattgtttattttgCTTTACTATTGTTGGATGACCCAGAATCAATCATCAAGGATATGAAGACAGAGAATGACTCAACATTAGCGAAATTCATCCGAATGATTGAGCCCACTGAATCGTTGTTGAAACTATCAGCAAGAAACAGCAATCTTGATATTTCCCAAATTAAAGACTTTGCCTTTCACCTCATTTATTGGCGACGTGCTCGTGTGATACTACCATTGTCATCAAGGTCTGTGTACATTGTATCGCCAATGGCTCCCATCACTATAAAGTTGTACGACGATATCtcattttttaattgcCGATTTCCAACATTACCTTCGTTACCCCATTTTCTCAAGTTGTTGTCTCCACAGTCCAGAAAGCCCCAACAGTTTGCAACGGTGATACCTTCCAAAGACCATCGTGATAGATATTTACAAGCATTGGGATGGTTGATCAAACATGGCTATGTGACACAGCTTCAAACTTTTATTTGGTTGAAAATTTCCCGCAAGATAAAGATTAAGGTGGAGGAAGATATCGAGAATGAGAACTTggcaaagaaaaagaaaaagcaaaagaaTGGGTCCGTGTCGAGCAAGAACGTAGTGACAGCAAATTCACTAAAGACCGAAACCCCAATTATGCCAACCGATAACACTTCAAAGCAAGTTACTAATTCCAAAGACCTGGTCAAACCAAATGACGATGAGTTCGCCTCTAAACCCCACTACCCTGTTTTAGACGGTTTGCATGAACACATAGATGGGACTCCCATAGTAACACTAGTTCAGGGGGATGACACCATCATCCTTGATCCAGGGAGAGCAACAACGTTGGAGCGTCGGTGGATTAACAAGATTATATACGAAGAGTGCAAACTATCTCCTGAACTTACAGCTGTTTTTTACAAATTGCTCAAATACATGAATGGGAAACACTCTCttgagttgttgttgctaaAAGAGAATATCTCAAGAAGTGAGTTGCGAAAGCTATTGCTATCCATTGAAGAGCATATCATTTCAGTAAGACACTGGTAA